One window of the Colletotrichum destructivum chromosome 6, complete sequence genome contains the following:
- a CDS encoding Putative ARID DNA-binding domain-containing protein, which yields MSTWMNEAAVPNHNGNAFPHMNDSNAAGAMMDPSAFMGSPAHFNPAQFANPQQAQQAQQQQVQHHQQQQQQQQQQQQQQQMAAMQNGQMRNASPSSFQNPAYQTNSVVPSKRPRPREDSIAGSPRQNPGMLPTSRSETPQTFPGYQPGMPQQAQGQPSPYPHLQPNGSANATPSPIMANQLRPGSVPQRVATASPHPFSPGAQQFAPQASPNPSEHGTPQPNHYMQQNMQNMPQGYNPNFNPSQSPARPSPNPNAMAASGMMPQQMGQMPQHMGQMPNQMLPPNMQPRNPMEQQQMAAYQARLAKQLQQGTMQGMQNMQNMQNMQSMQNMQMAAQMQAQNMAQGRGMMPKQPMQMPNGQMPPGAMRPQPQQRPMPGSNPESFMKSLNNFMAAKGQQLDPNPVIGNRPVNLLTLFQSVQSKGGYKPTTAGNQWPHVSNSIGFHPGQIPQAPQMLKEIYERNLLRFEEAWVAQQSRQRMMQHHNQPGMPGQPVQPGQPGQPGQPGQPGQPGQPGQPGLPIPPGAQPQSTPTKQQMSPQGHLPPQQPMMPQGQPNMPPQQVQTPVKQGSFSGQPPSVNGFQTPQAPGPHTPATAQQGHARNSLSRSVEPTPGHPQAFPSASPASVKGGGMPMAAPPGMDQNLMAASIKPRMLRLAHESDEYTPSARPLETYGGINVRAFDLKGLELQSLKPDIPPPYELGYVDLHALTRSLESGIHGEVRLALDTLATVTATQHQALHIHLKYCEELIEALLECAEEQLDLLVENTEEASADIQLAPYEDVARACWTDKMGVRELPKFGSLDYELDRAVERFSCVITILRNLSFPEASNENHLVLGDELVIKFLCVVIRYLGTRNMLFRTNANTLEFMKDAIILLSNIAGAVEIPGREQALCLLHFLLAFAPAPGPTTMDDKLYFPPYQPGVHTYTFHAVDALARFLARDEPNRTHYKMLYAMDASSSPPYDLLTRSFALATTVVPIQSPESAVAHIEAPERFFRLVEDRKPWLMQGLLAADILASLAPGYETGVAKSWLSSGNGFAQALYHFVQVLGAQFEQPWQTRSGQGDPAGRDTGLVYIATSGISTLRRLAEKARDPNDPRSSVPADSLPSEESLFKMMLMRSPEWTKDGVIRNLAVYASVDS from the coding sequence ATGAGCACCTGGATGAACGAAGCCGCGGTCCCCAACCACAATGGCAACGCCTTCCCACACATGAACGACTCGAACGCTGCCGGAGCCATGATGGATCCCTCCGCCTTCATGGGCAGCCCTGCCCACTTCAATCCCGCTCAGTTTGCCAATCCTCAacaggcccagcaggcccagCAACAGCAGGTTCAGcatcaccaacagcaacagcaacagcaacagcaacagcagcagcagcagcagatggcCGCCATGCAAAATGGCCAGATGCGCAACGCCTCGCCCTCATCTTTCCAGAACCCCGCCTATCAAACCAACTCGGTCGTTCCATCAAagcgacctcgtcctcgcgaGGACAGCATCGCCGGCTCGCCGCGACAGAATCCCGGCATGCTGCCGACGTCGCGCTCCGAAACGCCCCAGACCTTCCCCGGCTATCAACCGGGTATGCCTCAACAGGCTCAAGGCCAACCCTCGCCCTACCCCCATCTCCAACCCAACGGCTCCGCCAACGCGACGCCGTCTCCCATCATGGCGAACCAACTGCGACCCGGCAGTGTACCCCAGCGAGTCGCAACCGCGTCACCGCATCCTTTCTCGCCCGGCGCCCAGCAGTTCGCGCCCCAAGCCTCCCCGAACCCTTCCGAACACGGCACCCCCCAACCGAACCACTACATGCAGCAGAACATGCAGAATATGCCACAGGGCTATAATCCCAACTTCAACCCTTCCCAGTCGCCCGCGCGACCCTCCCCGAACCCAAACGCGatggccgcctcgggcaTGATGCCTCAGCAGATGGGACAGATGCCTCAGCACATGGGCCAGATGCCGAACCAGATGTTGCCACCCAATATGCAACCGCGAAACCCGATGGAGCAGCAACAGATGGCTGCCTACCAGGCGCGGTTGGCTAAACAACTACAACAAGGGACGATGCAGGGAATGCAGAACATGCAGAACATGCAAAATATGCAAAGCATGCAGAATATGCAGATGGCGGCGCAGATGCAGGCTCAGAACATGGCTCAAGGCCGCGGCATGATGCCAAAGCAACCGATGCAGATGCCCAACGGCCAAATGCCGCCAGGCGCCATGCGACCCCAGCCCCAACAACGCCCGATGCCCGGATCAAACCCCGAATCCTTCATGAAGTCCCTCAATAACTTCATGGCCGCCAAGGGCCAACAACTCGATCCCAATCCGGTTATTGGCAACCGCCCCGTCAATCTCCTCACGCTCTTTCAATCCGTTCAATCGAAAGGAGGCTACAAGCCCACGACCGCCGGCAATCAATGGCCCCATGTTTCCAACAGCATAGGCTTCCACCCCGGCCAGATTCCTCAGGCGCCACAGATGTTGAAGGAAATCTACGAACGGAACCTGCTTCGCTTTGAAGAGGCCTGGGTCGCGCAGCAGAGTCGGCAGCGTATGATGCAGCATCACAACCAGCCAGGCATGCCTGGTCAGCCCGTCCAGCCCGGTCAACCCGGTCAACCCGGTCAACCCGGTCAGCCCGGTCAGCCCGGTCAGCCCGGTCAGCCCGGTCTACCTATTCCGCCCGGTGCCCAACCTCAGTCGACTCCTACGAAGCAGCAAATGTCCCCACAAGGTCATTTGCCGCCCCAGCAGCCAATGATGCCTCAAGGTCAGCCGAACATGCCTCCTCAGCAGGTCCAGACTCCCGTCAAGCAAGGGTCATTCAGCGGCCAGCCTCCGTCGGTCAACGGGTTCCAAACTCCTCAAGCACCAGGGCCACATACTCCTGCGACTGCGCAGCAGGGCCACGCCCGCAATAGCCTTTCGCGGAGCGTCGAGCCAACGCCAGGCCATCCTCAGGCCTTCCCCTCAGCGTCCCCAGCATCCGTCAAAGGTGGAGGGATGCCCATGGCGGCGCCTCCTGGGATGGACCAAAATCTGATGGCGGCGTCTATCAAACCCCGCATGCTGCGACTGGCCCACGAATCCGACGAATACACGCCGAGCGCTCGCCCTCTCGAGACCTACGGCGGAATCAACGTCCGGGCATTTGACTTGAAGGGTCTGGAACTCCAAAGCCTGAAGCCTGACATCCCCCCACCGTACGAGCTGGGGTATGTAGATCTGCATGCCCTCACGCGGAGTTTAGAATCCGGCATTCACGGCGAAGTCCGCCTTGCCCTCGACACCCTTGCGACCGTTACGGCGACCCAGCACCAGGCGCTGCACATCCACCTGAAGTACTGCGAGGAACTCATTGAAGCGCTTCTCGAGTGCGCCGAAGAACAGCTGGACTTGCTTGTGGAGAACACAGAAGAGGCTTCGGCCGACATCCAGCTGGCCCCCTACGAGGACGTGGCACGCGCCTGCTGGACCGACAAGATGGGTGTTAGGGAGCTGCCCAAGTTCGGGTCGCTAGACTACGAGCTCGACCGAGCTGTTGAGCGCTTCTCCTGTGTCATCACCATTCTGCGCAACCTGTCTTTTCCTGAGGCCTCCAACGAGAACCATCTTGTGCTGGGCGATGAGCTAGTGATTAAGTTCCTTTGCGTCGTCATCAGGTATCTCGGCACCAGGAACATGCTGTTTCGGACAAACGCAAACACGCTGGAGTTTATGAAGgacgccatcatcctcctgTCCAACATTGCGGGCGCGGTTGAAATTCCCGGCCGCGAGCAGGCTTTGTGTCTCTTGCACTTCTTGCTGGCTTTTGCGCCAGCCCCAGGGCCAACAACCATGGATGACAAGCTCTACTTCCCGCCCTATCAGCCTGGTGTCCACACGTACACCTTCCACGCCGTGGACGCGCTGGCCAGATTTCTGGCCAGAGACGAGCCCAACAGAACACACTACAAGATGCTGTATGCTATGGATGCTAGCAGCAGTCCGCCGTACGACTTGTTGACGCGTTCTTTTGCTCTCGCTACGACTGTCGTTCCCATCCAGTCGCCCGAATCCGCCGTGGCACACATCGAGGCTCCAGAACGGTTCTTCCGGCTCGTTGAGGATCGCAAGCCGTGGTTGATGCAGGGCCTCCTGGCTGCGGATATCCTTGCCTCCCTGGCCCCAGGGTACGAAACAGGCGTTGCCAAGTCATGGCTTTCCAGCGGCAACGGGTTTGCGCAAGCCCTGTATCATTTTGTGCAGGTGCTGGGAGCCCAGTTCGAGCAGCCGTGGCAAACACGCAGCGGCCAAGGCGACCCCGCGGGTCGCGACACGGGGCTTGTATACATTGCGACCTCGGGTATCTCGACTCTGCGGAGACTAGCAGAAAAGGCCCGCGATCCCAACGACCCCAGGTCGTCTGTCCCCGCGGATTCGTTGCCTTCAGAGGAAAGCCTATTCAAGATGATGCTGATGCGGTCGCCGGAATGGACCAAGGATGGCGTGATCCGGAACCTTGCGGTTTACGCGTCAGTGGACTCTTGA